TGACATTAGTCCAGCTTAGTAGTCAAATTTCTAAAGTATTTACATACGTAGTTAAAAAAGCTCTTCTCCTGCATGTAGCGCAAATAAAGTTTTCAACACATCCTTGCTGCATCCATGTGTTCTTtatctttaattttattaatttcctagttaataaatgaagaaatacatttagaaataaatcaGAATTAAAGAGTGAAGTTTTATTtaaagttgcatttaaaaaaaaattattgaatataGAATACAAAACTTGTCATCATTTATAACAATATCTGTCAAGGTCTGTCAAGGTTAATGTAGCTAATAATTATCATCCAGtagtaaatatataattctaaattCTACAGAAAGTGCAGACACCATCAGTATCAGGGTACTTCGAAAACTGACAGGGTGTTTAGAGAActgttttaatatagtaaataaaattacattttataaaattgtataaaatatttttatttccaaaatatatagGGGTTGGAgtttaagatataaaaaaatgaattaatttttttttttttttgaaggttgTATTTAACTTCTAAAACAAATTAAGTAGAAGAGTTTTTAtagtagattattattattaagatattgTATAAAGTGTCAACCGTCCACAttatttattcgtttatttttttttatcttttgtaatTATCATATTTAGTTCTCTTTAACTTAAACATAAATCCCTATGCTTAAGTGGTCGTGAACTGGAGAGGCTCGTGTCTTTCATGATGTGACGTCATTTAAGGAGAGCGTGAGCTCACCTGATCTCTCACCTTTCCAGTGCACGCGCTGCTGTTAACGGTAGACAAATCTGTGAATCCCAGTTTATCTCACTTGCGACGTGCGACGTAAGTAGGCCTACTCTATATGCTACCTAGATTAAGTTGAGACGTCAGTGtagatatttaacatttttacagacGCACTTTTGTACAGTACGTTTTATCCTTGGTTATGTTTGTGTTGTTACTCGAGTCGCGTGAAGTggtttcagtgtttttgtttagTAACGTTACATTTATTCGAAGGGCATCTTCTGCTTTCTTTCGCTTTACAACTTTGTTTCGCCTTCTCCACGTGTTATTTATAGACGGAGCTGCCAGAGATCCCAAACAGGCCTCTGATGTTTCTGTCAGGTGCACAAGACAATTTAAAGACCGCGATCAGGAAATAGATTGTGAGCTATGAGGGAGAAACATGAGCTCAGCAGGAAAAAAGTTACTAGATGTACAAGAATCCAATGAACTTGTTTTTCACCTTGTTTTACACCGTCCGTTCACCGTTCTGAGTGTCCTGATTTGTTTTTGATTGTGTACTGTGATTAAAATGCTTTCGACGTCAGCCAGCCTATGTAATGGTGTGTTCTATGAATAATTTGAAGTGCATGTTGGTTTGATGTGGCTCAAATGCACCATTAGTTGATGGTACTGTGGGACGTGTGTGTGCTATGCGTTGACCAGATATAGTGTTCAGAAACCGTGAAAAGCTCAAAGGGCAGTAGCTTTGAAGCAGGCTATAGTGCAGGTGCCCTTTAGGACCTCATACTGTAGGGGCAGACTTATCAGATTACTAAAACTtggttatttattctattttcttagaaatatattatatttagagtAGTGTCAATGGAAAATTATcaccttttttgttttgtgatgagggtaaaaaaaaaggcatgttgaTGGCATAAATGCAACAATAACTGACCTTACCGTTTAAAAAAATTCTCTGATATACTGCCATTCAAAAAGTTTGGGCttggtaagatatttttttatgtttttgtgtgttgtattcacctaggctgcatttatttaatcaaaattacagtaaaacagtaatattgaaatattgtaagatgtttaattacattaataaaatgtttaaaaatgtgattttattcaaGTGATGGTAGctaaagatgaattttcagcatcattactccagtctttactggcacatgttccttcagaaataattataatattctgatttctTAGTATTGTctttgttgaaaacatttgtgctgcataataattttattagtttttgtgtgTACAAAACATTCCAGGataaatagaatgttcaaaagaacagcagtttTGTGAAATAGAATGACACTATAAATGTAGCGTTATAAATAGACTACTGTATTTGTGGTCTATCTGTTCATTCTGATCAGGTTAAcatgttcttgctgaataaaagtattaatttttatcaattaaaactCCTAAAGTTTTGAAGGGTAGCGTATGTCTTGCCAAATAGTCTCAAAaacttaaaaagttatttaataaagttagtagttatttaattaatgaagatgattttgtgcttattttattgttttagtgcCAGCAGAAATTACAGTCTATTGTTTGCTGAATCAAAATGGGttgaatgattttatttatcttttttgattATGGAAGTCTGTGGCCTGGTGTCCAACACTTATTGGTATCTTTTGTTAACCACGATTATGGATTCCTACTCGTGTAAAGACCTTTAAGTAGGGATTAGTCAAGAATAGTACTGTTCCCAGTGACAGATATAATACCCCTCATGCCTGCTATTACATAACTTTAGGAAGTCAAGGTATTACCTCGCATTTGTCAATACAAAGGAAGTGTTGCCGCTTTCTATGCCAAATATGCGTCATTGGATTACTTTTCTagataaatatgacatttaaattctTTTGTGTATGgtatgtttggtttttttttttattgttttaaaatttgtaacAGTTTTACAATTAGAGGTTTTCCACGGTAGAAAATATCTGCATGGCTGACATCCAGTTTTTCTCTTCATTTATCATCTGATTCCTAAATccgtaaaaaaaaatgctactggCTGCTTGGCAACAGCAATTGCTGCTTTTGGCCTGACATGCCCTGGCCCCTCCCCTCACGTCAGGCTTGTCTAGGATAGGGTAGCCAGTCACTGTCCTCTGTGAAGTTAGCCTTGAGGCTCTGCAGTGGGTTCAGTCGTGGCCCAGGCTGGAACTTGAAGAGCGCTGTACGAGTAGAGGCGTGTTTTAGTATGTAGGGACAGCCCAAAAGTGTGCTGACAGCAGCCTGGACTGTGCAACATTCCTATGAGACAAACCATTGCTGCGAGCCAGGAGTGGTGCTGAAGGAGGGACTGCTGGGTATTTTAGAGCTGGCAGTCTTTATATACGTGCATTTAGTGTAGTGTTTACCACAGCACTAATAGGATTGATCCTGAGACATGGAGCTGCGAGTGCTGCAGGAGCCTGAATGAGATGTGCTGAACTGACATAATGTTATGCCTGGTAgggttttcttctttttgtttttgaatgtgttttaaaagattttagaTGGCATGAAATTGATAAGATTTAGATGAGATAAGGGCATAAATGCTATTAGAATTCTATAGCATTTTTTACAGTTACAAGCTGAGGGTATTTAAATTAGGAGAGatgtaattattcatattttagacCTGAATTAAAGTTAATGCAATTTGATTAATACAATACATCtgcatgtgatttatttattttgatttattttgtttatttaacactAATTGACatgctgtaaataaaaaaaaaaaaattggtaagcTTGTCATGCAATGTGCTATGTTTTTATGCCATAAACTGATTTAGTGCTTCATTTGTGAGATTTTTCCTGACTTGGTTCTTAATAGGCTGCTTCAACCCTCAAGAATGAATGATCCATTGTATTCCACTGTTGCTTTTTATGAGAGTTTAACATATCAGTTTTATGTCCCTTCAAAGTTGAAATAAGACACATATATCAATAATTCTCCAGGCGGTAGTGAAGTGTTAACAGAGGGGCTCTTGTTTCTTTAATGCCCAGCCCTTGCATGAGCAGACGGACTGTAAATGACTAAGCACACTGTTAGTTCCTAAGGTAACCTTTCACTCTACCAGTCGAGTCGAGGAAGACATTTTCACACTCCTTTTTATATCAGAATATTAGGGAGAATGATGTTTCAATGAgagttgaatttattttataattaatttttatgttaGAAAAGGATGAGAAATGAATGGGATCCAGCTTTGAAATTTTTATATCTTGGTCCATTTTATTAACTTAAAGATTTTCTTAACCTACACATTttatacattgtaaataaaacaaagattattggtgTATGTTTTACAAGGAAATACTAATGTAGTCTTTCtacagtacttaaaaaaaaaaacttaattaaatgttacttgccatttctttactggaaatttgagtgaaaattgtttctgcacatttttttcagtgcactATGTGATAAAACAGATGGCTTGCTGAAAGTTTGTGTTAATGATTATTCATGAGTAACATTAGAAGAATATCAGTTATTGATGGTCTACATTTTAGAAGCAAATTCCAAGTGACAGTTACTGGTCATTGTTTTCTGAACATTTACACATTAACCTTGTAAACAGGTTCTGGGTCTGTGATGTTTGGTAATGCTATTTATTGTTATACAGTTTTGTCTTATTCAGATTCATTACATAGTCCCACAGTTAAAGTGGTATGTATGGGGTTTATTTCAAAAGAAGTTAGACAGAGAGCTTGTCTCTGGATCTGCATAAACTGGCCTCTCTCCTCATTGTACTTGACAGAAGTGCATTAGAGCATGCAAGGCCTTTCCCTCAGCAGAGGCAAAGTATGCCATGCCTTTTTAACCCCTGTGGAGTAATGCAGTGATGTTAACATGAGGAGACACAACCCAAAAACATTAATGAGTGACTTTGGCACTCAGAAACAAATTGTCATTTCAGCAGATTGcaattgaatttttttctttaatctttaaaaacctGTATTGGGCATCAGATTTCATCAAATTAAGTGACACATTTAGCAATTATTAGTGTTTGTGTTAAGACACAGCCAGCTTTCTGTGTCTGAAAAAGGCATGTCTGCTGGGGTGTAGCCATCCTATCACAGAGCTAGATCTGTCCCTACTAAACACAGTGAGGTGTTTTCACTTGCACTCACATACACATGCTCCCATTGACCCCTCACCAGTCTCCATCGAACCCACGATTTGTATCAAAGTCAGAACATGTTATGTTCAGGCCACTAGACCGCTTTATCTCAGCAGTTACTgttattaaaagttaatttgaATAGACTAATTACACCTGTATGGCTGTTATTTGATGTGTTAGTTAAATCATTGTTCAAAATTTTgtggtcagtatttttttatttattcagagtttctgagatttttttataaaaacactttaaaattagtttttcagTTCCATTTTAAGAAAAACTTGATAACCCAAGAGTTATCAGGAGGTTGATAACCCAAGAGTAAGCTCTTGCATTTTTAATGGTGTTTCTCTAGGAAACATTAAGAATTGAACAGGGGATCAATTTCATTGTTAGTCTTAAAGTAATTGGTCAGTAGATTATGTAACATCTCCACAAAGAAGATTGTTACTTTTGTAGCAAACAACACAACAGGTTTCACAAATTGTAATTGGCCAGGATGTGTGTTTGTACAGTGAAGTATTGTATGAACAACAGCTAATACCCTTCTAATTTCAGTTCCAGCACATGTTGAGTCACCTTCATATCCTTTATAACCTCTTACATCAATTTAGACTATAGATGCATTTAGAATTTCACATTTGTTTACAacgtatctctctctctttcaggaaCATTCACAGAATGGGTTTCAGTAAATAAAGCTGTGCTGAAGTAAAGGGACGACTAATACAAATCTCATAAAACGAGGTGTTTCAGGTAGATTTGGAATTGCTCAGCATCTGTTCATGGAGACCACAAGTAAATCCATGAATCTTACTTTCTCCATTGAGGACAAAAATGGAAATAACATCACCTGCCCCAGTGAGCATTCTCCTGATTCACTAAGGAGCTCTAGCAGTTTGAGTTGTGGCGGTTCAGACAGTCCTCTTGACGTAGAAATGGAGGACTGTATCACTCGCCCAACAAAAGACAAGACGACTTCCTCAAAGGTAGTGAAATCAAGCAGAGCAATTGCTGTAGACTTTGAGAGCTGGAATGAGAATATGGCTCTCTTGATGATAGTGGACACAAAAAACACTGAATGCAATGGCAGTGACAGAAGCTCGGAAACCTCCCCTGACTGTGGAGCGCGAGAGCTGTCTGAGGTGGACTCCTGCGAGCCATCACGCCGTGGATCCAGTGAGAACTGCTGCTCTGTGAGCTCAGGTGAAATGGTCATGAGGGGTACCAGCTTTGTCTTAAATGAGAATGACCAGCCACTTAGCGTCTCACTAATCGCTGAGTCCAGAACCTCCTTGGATATATCTTCAGATCTCGGCGTGGTATCTGGGATGTTACCTGATGTGTGTGATGGCTTAGCGGAGGTGCCACAAGCAGAGCCCAAGAATCAGGGCCTGGAGTGTACCTACATCCAAGCCAACAATAAGACCTTTCTCCTAGATGAGAAGTCATTGAGCAATGAGAAACTTGAATGTGTTACACCTGTTCATTATCACAAATTCAATGTGCAAAAGTTGGTATGCAACAGCAGTGGATCAAATCAGTCAACACCAGTGGAGGGGAAAACTGTTCTTATTACTGCTTCTGAGGATTTAGACATTAGTGGCAATGCTCAGACATCAACTCCAGTGCAGTCTGTGAATAACAAGACATTTTGCCTCCCATCTTTGTCTGAGTCACCTCTGAATAAAGATGAAGGTGATTCAGTGAGTCCAATGGCTCAATTTATTAGCCAGCAGCAAGGTGCTGCCTCTCAAAACCCCAAAACACCATTGATTTCAGCaagtaaaagcaaaaaaattgaaataaaacgaTTTCCGAAGCCTAACTTCAGTAGTATAAAGTCAAAAATTATGTCACGTGCCACAAACCCCTTTAAGACATCAAGTGCACCAGTTCCAAAGACTTCATCAAACTCCATCCCTCAAACTAATGAAAGCCAGACTACGGACCAGCATAAGTCATCTCCTACCAAATCCACTTCTGCTGAAATAACCAGCACATCTGCCACACCAGCTCGAAATGTAAAAATCTGTAATGCAGCTAAAAGAACTCTCTCATCTTGCCAAGAAAGTGGTCCAGCCTCGAAATCTCGCCCACGTCGATGGTCTGAAAGCGCGACCTCTTCAAAAACAAGCAAGGATGGAACACAAGAGAAGAATTCACAGGTCAATGGTGTTTTGAAAAACCTCGTCACACCACAAAAAAACACTAAAGGAGGTGCAAAGACCAAACCTGTAGAAGCTAAGTCAAATAGAGAGGACTCGCAGGGGAATGAGTTAATGAAGGTTCGTGGGAAGAATCAGAAAGTCAGTCTGTTGGTAAGTATGTCTTGGCAAATAACTGATGTGTGGCTTTTGATGATGAAATGAATCCACAATCAATCCTTTTAGATGCTACAAGTGGATTTAGAGAGCACAACATTAGTAAATCTCAAACTATATACATACCGTAGCGCAAAACACAAagattgcattaaattaatttaagttagCGTTAGATGATGGTAAAGGTGATAGGGAAAATGAAGATGCATAATTAAagttagtttatccaaaaataagatTCGTTGTTTAGTTCCATGTATTAAtccataagacttttgttcatcttcaaaatacaaatgtgaaaaaataacaaaaggtatttttaaagaaacatcagAGATTTCTCTCTATTCAAAATCTATTTAAACTTTAACATCTTGAAAAGTTCATAAATGGTTGGTAAACACAATCCATATGATTTGAGTTGTTtcttccaagtcttctgaagaaaCATGGTAGATTAATATGatgaatagattaaatgtataaacattGATACACAAAGTACAAATAGAGaacatcaaatatggtaaacaaAAGCAAGTTGGTTGCAATGAGACAAACCTCACGTTTTGAAGTCAAACTTTTGTTTGGAATACAGTAATCtcattaaaaatgtcataaaaatatctAATGTAAAACTATAGAGTACTCGGTtttaaagatgaatgaaggtaATACAGGTTTACAGGTGGTAATAcaattgagtaaatgatgatagaatttatTTCCTCTTTCCTTGTTTCTTTATATATCCAGTATCACCAATAGAGCCAATCTCCACTGATAAAGATTAATTAAATGTCTCATATTTGGCCACTATTAAAATTTGTTAAGTTTTAAAGAAACTTTTGAGTGAGTTTTTAATCATTTAGGTCTGTTTTATTTGGGATTTTGCCATCTCAAACAAAGCACAGCTCACAAACAAAATGTTCATGCAGTGTACTGTAATTGCTGTTTTAATTACTGCTGCAAGAGGGCAGCAAGCTGAGTCTGTGGAAAATGTGTTCCATGTGCGCACATCAAATCATGTTTACAGagctagagagaaaaaaaaaaaaaaaaacttggcagTGACTTGAGAATTCCCATGGGGCTGTATTACAATAGCTGCTCACGTCTCAAGTCTGCATGAGTTTCAGTCTCACTCTTCAGATGTGTTATGGCCAACGCTGCTGTAAGCGTGGGGAGCTCAGGGTTGGGGCGGCATGCATGGGAGCGAATTGCTGAAAGGGGACTTCTCTTGCAGCCGGTGTCTGCCAGGCCAGCAGCAGCATGTGAGTGGAGTAGAAGCAGGCTTGGCTCCCAGCCATCCCCAGCCAGGACAGGAAGTGCCTCTACTGCTCACGTTCCAGCTGCAAACTTACGACCACCGCTTTCAGCTTCTAAGCTCAAACGTAGTACAGCGGGAAAAGATGGCAGCAGTACCTTGGACATGCCTTCACCCCGGAGCAAACTGAGCACATCTGATGGTAAGGGCATTTTGCACTGCAGAGCTCTTTTCTTCATGTTGTTTGGTCTGCTTTTATTTTAACGGTGTGAGTTGGTGTATAGACTAATGGTCAAAGTTTTGAGTGATtcatactgtttttctttttatttgtcttGTGTAGTGTCATTCCTGTCAGTCTACATTGTATGAAAACAATGGTGTCATGATACATTAAAAGAGAATGAATTGCATGTTGTAACATCAGTTTCTTTATCAGTAAAAATAGTTTTAGGGAGGACTTGATTTATTTGTAGATTTTGTACTCCTGATGTTCTAAAGTTACTTtgagtattaaaaaaagaaaagaaaaagtatcttATATGCTCCCCAGtactgcattaataaaaaaaatatacagttttattaaatattattacaattaaaaataatatttttttgctttaatatattttcaaatgtaatttattgctgtgagggtaaactttcagcatcattactccagtcttcggtgtcacatgatccttcagaaatcattctaatatgctgacttgatgtttaagaaacatttcttatcaatggtaaaaacagttgtgctgcttgatatttttgtgggaGCCTCTAATTCTTCAGGATCCTTTGAATACAACAtttagaagaatggcatttatttgaaaaacaaatcttCATTtcattaagtctttatatattgttaatactaaaataattccATGTATAAACGGTTTATTTTGTCACAGATTTATGTTGGGCAGTATGTTTAATCACATTTCTACCGTGGGCTAGGCTGCTTAAGGTATCTTAAAAGCCAGATTTGGGTCGTTTTTGGAAGATTTAAAGCAGATGTAGTTAAGTGTCCAATGTGGGGAGAAAAACACAACTTCCTGTAACCATGAACTTGGCACAAAACATTCATTGTGTTTTTGGAGGCTTGCGTTAAATTGCCtttccattgttttgtttttttatatagtgcATCTAAATAACAATGGCTTATTGTTTGTCACTTCCCTCTGCAGTTAAgcttaaaatgcatttatctgTAGGTCCAAGTGCAGTTTCAGGATCCCAGTCCAGATCTGCTCTGTTCGCAGCTCCAGCATCAGCCTCCAAACTGCCTGTGAAGTCCAAATTACAGACCAAGAGCTCCAGCACTTCTCAGACAAATGGACATCCAAAGCAAGGTGAGCCTTCCCAGATTGTCAGCCCggtggagaaaaaaatatatatttataaataattattaaaaatgaaaacgaaTTATGGATAGTAGTGACTGACTTAGACAAGATCAAACTCATTTTATCCAGCTTGACCCATATTCCCTGATAGGTCAGTGTTGCCTTAAATCTAAAGACTGATGATTAAATCCCTTCTAAAGGATTCAATCTACTTTAACTAGATTTTTGCAACATGTCAACTTTGAAATGATTTTAGCTTAAATATAAAGCTCTTTAAGTCCAAGTAGATTAAATGAACTGATATCTGTTTAATCAGAAGTAGCACACATTAAAATATAGCCTGCTTTTTTCAGTCTAGACAGTGATGCTCTTTTACCTTTTGAACATTGTGCTGCTCTCATTGGTTGATGGACATGTTGTTTGTATGGAGCGAGACACTCAGTCCCAGATGTCTGCGGGGCAGGGTTTGTTCCACCTCAGTTCACTTGGAGGGGTATGAGAAAGCAGTGCACATCCAAATAATGATGATCTACCAATGCAAACAGACCTTATTTTCTCATCATTATGTTTAACTCTCTGTGGAAGGTCATGCCTGTGTATAGAGGCACCTCGACTGAAATCTCAGAGCAAGTTTTTACTAATTCCACTCTGAATCTGCAGCCAAGCTCTTGTGCTCAGTGTGATCTGACTCTTTTGACATGTCTTCTTATCGGATCTTATCGCTTTTGTATTATTCCTTTGTTGTTTGCCTTTAATGGGAAGCCTAAGACTCCGTTGTGGAGAAGtaagtattttgtttttttggtagGCTACTGTTCAGATGTACAATTGCAAATATTTCCAAATAACTACAGTAACATGGGTACCTATATTTTATCAGGTAGTAGTGTTACTTTATTGCTGTTTGTGGTCaattcaagtcacctttatttctgtACTTCTTTATACAGTGACGATCATTCCAAAACTGCTTTACATGATTAAAGTAACATAATCAATGATGCAAACTTAAATGAGACTTAAATGATaagtgtctgttaaatgcatacattttatatatattttttgaagcaGGTGTACCAAGACCGTAGTGTGATTATTCAGCTCTTATCAGTTCAGTGTTGGTTCAATTCATTTCGAAAACTGTGTAAAGTTTAATTCATTATGAAATGGCTCAGTTAAGTTCAGCTAGAAGTAGTTCTACTGAATAACAGTGCCATTATTCAGCTCGAGTCAGTTCAATATTGATTCAGTTCAATGATCTGGTATAACATTGTTGATGCTGTGAAATGAATCTATAATGGACAAATTCAGTTCACTTAAAAAGTGGAAGACAATAGCATCATTATTCAGCTTCATTTAGTCAAGCTTTGTTATCATCTGATATTATAAGTGTAGTCAAATTGATAATATTGCtgaattttaagtgttttttaaacCCCAGCTGATCAAGCCAGTGGTGACAAGGAACCCAAACTCCCCAGATCAGgtaacagaaatggagaaaaaaactttgggagaaaGGCTCTCTtgcttaaatgaacaaacactgtcatattgtgtaaaaaaaaaaaaaaaaaaaagtttttagtattATAAGTATCATAACATATCAAAATCACTATATTAGCTCACTGCAGTGGCAGCCCATCAAAGAATGTACAATATCAGGGAGAGATCTTGTTTATAGGAGGTTATCATCAAAAATAGATGGGATGATAAAATCtgcttacagtatgttttattgcTTTACATATAAGCCTCCTAGGAAATTTTCTCACAGGTTCACAAACTAATATGCATTAAGAAACTGTTGAATATTTCTGTtggttgtatatttatttatttgtttatttattttaaatcagaccATGCTGAGCCCCCTGTGGGAACCTTGAGTAAACCTCCTCCTAACAGAACCACATTGTTAAGGACCAAGCTGCAATATCCACCTACCAGGAGTGTATCGTCAGGTATGAGGAGTCATATTTTCAGTATCGTTTTTAGCATTAACCTTTGTGTCTCAGATAGAAGGCTAAAACAGTGAATCCCCTGAAAAGGCTAGGGGATGCCTGGGTCAATTCCCCAAAATTGAAAGAATCATGCAAGACAAGAAAATGTTTAGAAACTAAAGCCTTTTTAGTGCCATTCGTATTTTTTACATTGTGAAATTATTGCACCCCAACCTGTTCATTCAGTACAAGtcaaatgtttaacaaaaattattagACTTTTCTTATTCTTTACTTTTCGGTCTTTGGTCATCTATTTGGTTTGATTTTGAGTAAATCAAAAACACATCTTCTCCAGGTTCAGAGAAGTCTTCAGGCAGTCCTCTGAAAACCCCTACTACAACCCGATCCATGAGACCTGCTCCAACAGGTTAGACCCAGTTTATTAAATTTGAATTGAAGCATACAGTTATCACAGtaaattgtcatttaaaatacCTATACtgagtgttttaaatgtatttataaaaataaaaaaatagatttccaGTATATGGCATTTGTTTCAAAGAAAGACCCTCTAATTCTAATAAATCCTGTTGCTACACTGTGTCTTGTCTGTGATCTGTGAGCGGGTCGGCAGTTGGCTTGCACTGTGTGAGCTCTGTGAATCCCTCTCAGCAATGCAGGATATTTAATCACAGCCAAGTCTGTAACACAGCTGACACAGTCCCTGTCTTGTCTCAGCCTGGCACATGTAATGTGTGCTTTCTTACCACCCATAAGTACTGTAATTAAGAATGGCGAATACATTCCTTTCAGGGATTAAGTCTTGGGTGTATGCATGCAGCATGCCTTCAAGCCAGTGAGACTAGACTCCATCACAATTATCTCTGAGAACGTTTCGTTCCAAAGCAAgtttactttaaataattgttat
This DNA window, taken from Carassius auratus strain Wakin chromosome 14, ASM336829v1, whole genome shotgun sequence, encodes the following:
- the LOC113113995 gene encoding microtubule-associated tumor suppressor 1 homolog isoform X1, coding for METTSKSMNLTFSIEDKNGNNITCPSEHSPDSLRSSSSLSCGGSDSPLDVEMEDCITRPTKDKTTSSKVVKSSRAIAVDFESWNENMALLMIVDTKNTECNGSDRSSETSPDCGARELSEVDSCEPSRRGSSENCCSVSSGEMVMRGTSFVLNENDQPLSVSLIAESRTSLDISSDLGVVSGMLPDVCDGLAEVPQAEPKNQGLECTYIQANNKTFLLDEKSLSNEKLECVTPVHYHKFNVQKLVCNSSGSNQSTPVEGKTVLITASEDLDISGNAQTSTPVQSVNNKTFCLPSLSESPLNKDEGDSVSPMAQFISQQQGAASQNPKTPLISASKSKKIEIKRFPKPNFSSIKSKIMSRATNPFKTSSAPVPKTSSNSIPQTNESQTTDQHKSSPTKSTSAEITSTSATPARNVKICNAAKRTLSSCQESGPASKSRPRRWSESATSSKTSKDGTQEKNSQVNGVLKNLVTPQKNTKGGAKTKPVEAKSNREDSQGNELMKVRGKNQKVSLLPVSARPAAACEWSRSRLGSQPSPARTGSASTAHVPAANLRPPLSASKLKRSTAGKDGSSTLDMPSPRSKLSTSDGPSAVSGSQSRSALFAAPASASKLPVKSKLQTKSSSTSQTNGHPKQDHAEPPVGTLSKPPPNRTTLLRTKLQYPPTRSVSSGSEKSSGSPLKTPTTTRSMRPAPTVDKNKSRTISRNQQPPTNAQPDLVPPESKSRNVEYYKTVCEKKNQTIQQLENTLRSNNRRFEAVAVVIKHLCAGHEETMKQRRELSQELVTLREELVSSAHSCERLEQEKEELRAAFDGVLQKVQEQHRSDLTDLEERLKTFYSTEWEKVHQTYQEEADKCKAQMEQQLKELREKHEALKKELEVSHMEEVDGLKLQFEETFKELRQSHEKEMQTVNATLKESEDTLSNRIQELMTENNNLKEKLDAEVKRRKDLAEKTQDSHTLYLEQELESLKVVLDLKNKQIHEQAKKLMQIDKLMERNVKLDECLKKLQQENEDLKARMDRHAALSRQLSTEQAVLQETLQKESKVNKRLSMENEELLWKLHNGDLSSPRKVSPSPSLNLQSPRNSAVFSSPPVSPR